A genome region from Primulina eburnea isolate SZY01 chromosome 9, ASM2296580v1, whole genome shotgun sequence includes the following:
- the LOC140840425 gene encoding NAC domain-containing protein 54-like, translating to MAPVGLPPGFRFHPTDEELVNYYLKKKIQGQEIELDIIPEVDLYKCEPWDLAEKSFFPSRDPEWYFFGPRDRKYPNGFRTNRATRVGYWKSTGKDRRVMSQNRAIGMKKTLVYYKGRAPQGIRTDWVMHEYRLDDTTSPSCIQDSYALCRVFKKNGLCSDVDDQQGQPSNIPLLDYSQGVVVTTEIETMSPEFPLASSSTMCMEEEDRDDSWMQFITDDVWCGEEGSRIAFAN from the exons ATGGCTCCAGTGGGATTGCCTCCAGGTTTCAGGTTCCATCCCACTGATGAAGAGCTTGTGAATTATTATCTCAAGAAGAAGATTCAAGGCCAAGAAATCGAACTCGATATCATACCTGAAGTTGATCTATACAAATGTGAGCCATGGGATTTAGCAG AGAAATCCTTCTTCCCAAGTAGGGATCCGGAGTGGTATTTTTTTGGGCCAAGGGACCGCAAGTACCCGAACGGATTCAGAACGAATAGGGCAACCCGCGTCGGGTACTGGAAGTCTACTGGGAAAGACAGGAGGGTAATGAGCCAGAATAGGGCTATTGGGATGAAGAAAACACTGGTTTATTACAAGGGTAGAGCTCCACAAGGAATAAGAACCGATTGGGTTATGCACGAGTATCGGCTCGATGACACCACCTCTCCTTCCTGCATCCAG GACTCGTACGCTTTATGCCGCGTTTTCAAGAAAAACGGGTTGTGTTCTGACGTAGACGACCAGCAAGGGCAGCCTAGTAATATCCCATTGCTCGACTACTCGCAAGGAGTCGTCGTCACAACCGAGATCGAAACAATGTCACCCGAGTTTCCATTGGCATCATCTTCCACCATGTGCATGGAAGAAGAAGACAGAGATGATTCATGGATGCAGTTTATTACAGATGATGTGTGGTGTGGCGAAGAGGGGTCTCGAATTGCTTTCGCAAACTAA